One window from the genome of Candidatus Hydrogenedentota bacterium encodes:
- a CDS encoding 2-oxoacid:acceptor oxidoreductase subunit alpha: MSSGERQLIMGNTACMQGALYAGVRFYAGYPITPSTEVAEGCARELPKIGGRFIQMEDEIASIAAVIGASVAGVKSMTATSGPGYSLMVENIGYACMIEAPCVIVNVQRGGPSTGLPTKVSQSDTMQARWGPHGDYTAIAVAPSTVSEAFTETVRAVNLSERFRMPVTVLMDEVVGHMQEMVALPKPGECEVVERTKPACNPAAYLAYGPTRNFVNPMPAYGEGYRWYATGLTHDVRGFPTDKTDEIVAKMDKLRRKVTDFEDEICSLRDDWMDDAETAVVSYGSVSRTVLQAVRLARQAGVKIGCVQLRTVWPFPLAKLRELLQNTRNVIVAELNMGQIVGEVERVVPQGARVHSLLRYDGELFTPAQILSKIQEVWT; encoded by the coding sequence ATGTCCAGCGGAGAACGTCAACTCATCATGGGGAACACCGCCTGCATGCAGGGCGCCCTTTACGCGGGTGTGCGGTTCTATGCGGGCTACCCCATCACGCCCTCGACGGAGGTCGCCGAGGGGTGCGCCCGCGAGCTGCCCAAAATCGGCGGCCGCTTCATCCAGATGGAGGATGAAATCGCCTCCATCGCCGCCGTCATCGGCGCGTCCGTGGCCGGTGTCAAGTCCATGACCGCCACCTCCGGCCCGGGCTATTCGCTCATGGTGGAGAACATCGGCTACGCCTGCATGATCGAGGCGCCCTGCGTCATCGTCAACGTGCAGCGCGGCGGCCCCTCCACCGGCCTGCCCACCAAGGTGAGCCAGTCGGACACCATGCAGGCGCGCTGGGGCCCCCATGGCGACTACACCGCCATAGCGGTGGCGCCCTCCACGGTCTCGGAGGCCTTCACCGAGACGGTCCGCGCCGTGAACCTCTCCGAGCGTTTCCGGATGCCCGTCACCGTGCTGATGGACGAGGTCGTCGGGCACATGCAGGAGATGGTCGCCCTTCCGAAACCCGGCGAGTGCGAGGTGGTCGAGCGGACAAAGCCCGCCTGCAACCCCGCCGCCTACCTCGCCTACGGCCCCACCCGCAATTTCGTGAACCCCATGCCCGCCTACGGCGAGGGCTACCGCTGGTACGCCACCGGGCTGACCCATGATGTCCGGGGCTTCCCCACGGACAAGACGGACGAGATTGTCGCCAAGATGGACAAGCTGCGCAGGAAGGTCACGGACTTCGAGGACGAGATTTGCAGCCTCCGCGACGACTGGATGGACGACGCCGAAACCGCCGTCGTCTCCTACGGCTCCGTCTCGCGCACGGTGCTCCAGGCCGTGCGCCTTGCAAGGCAGGCCGGCGTGAAGATCGGCTGCGTCCAGTTGCGCACCGTCTGGCCGTTCCCCCTCGCCAAACTCCGGGAACTGCTCCAAAACACCCGCAATGTCATTGTGGCGGAGCTGAACATGGGGCAGATTGTGGGGGAGGTCGAGCGGGTCGTCCCGCAGGGCGCGCGCGTGCATTCGCTGCTCCGCTACGACGGCGAGCTTTTCACCCCGGCCCAGATACTTTCAAAAAT
- a CDS encoding 4Fe-4S ferredoxin: MDYSLGPPPVQVNPAWCKACNLCIALCPKSVLEPDINGKPVVARAEDCSQCGFCWTHCPDFAIASNYR; this comes from the coding sequence ATTGACTATTCCCTCGGGCCGCCCCCCGTTCAGGTGAATCCGGCGTGGTGCAAGGCGTGCAACCTGTGCATCGCGCTGTGCCCGAAAAGCGTGCTTGAACCCGACATCAACGGCAAACCGGTGGTGGCGAGGGCGGAGGACTGCTCGCAGTGCGGCTTCTGCTGGACCCATTGCCCCGATTTCGCAATCGCATCCAACTACCGTTAG
- the sucD gene encoding succinate--CoA ligase subunit alpha — translation MSIFIDKGTTVLVQGITGRDGSFHAAQMRDYGTRVAGGVTPGKGGMEVHGIPVFDSMEEAVAATGADTSVIYVPPAFAVDAIYEAVDAGVKLVVCITEGIPANDMTRVVPHVKAAGARLIGPNCPGLITPGASKVGIMPGSIVLEGGVGVVSRSGTLTYEAIRALTLEGMGQSTCVGIGGDPVIGTSFVDCLEAFENDPATVAVVMIGEIGGGDEEEAAEFIRDRMTKPVVAFIAGRTAPPGKRMGHAGAIITGGCGTAEGKIAALHAAGVSVAGSPTELPELVRCALEGRAGVPAPPAPAPAAAHGGARREAAPAVSAARNRLSLRRWLSSMTEYGMPAETFLESAGGSSERFGCPMMSRSNQGDEQ, via the coding sequence ATGTCCATATTCATAGACAAGGGGACGACTGTTCTCGTGCAGGGCATAACGGGCCGCGACGGCTCGTTCCATGCGGCGCAGATGCGCGACTATGGCACCCGTGTGGCGGGCGGCGTCACGCCGGGCAAGGGCGGCATGGAAGTGCACGGCATCCCCGTGTTTGACAGCATGGAGGAGGCCGTGGCCGCGACGGGCGCGGACACCTCGGTGATCTATGTCCCCCCGGCCTTCGCCGTGGACGCCATCTACGAGGCCGTGGACGCGGGCGTCAAACTGGTGGTCTGCATCACCGAGGGAATCCCCGCAAACGACATGACCCGGGTGGTGCCGCATGTGAAGGCGGCGGGCGCCCGGCTCATCGGCCCGAACTGTCCCGGACTCATCACGCCGGGCGCCTCGAAGGTGGGCATCATGCCGGGCTCCATCGTCCTGGAGGGCGGTGTCGGCGTGGTCTCCCGCTCGGGCACCCTGACCTATGAGGCCATCCGCGCCCTCACCCTCGAGGGCATGGGGCAGTCCACCTGTGTCGGCATAGGCGGCGACCCGGTGATCGGGACTAGTTTTGTGGACTGTCTGGAGGCCTTTGAAAACGACCCCGCCACGGTGGCCGTGGTCATGATTGGCGAGATCGGCGGCGGGGACGAGGAGGAGGCCGCGGAATTCATAAGGGACCGCATGACCAAGCCCGTGGTGGCCTTTATTGCCGGACGCACCGCCCCTCCGGGGAAGCGCATGGGCCATGCCGGCGCCATCATCACCGGCGGCTGCGGCACGGCGGAGGGAAAAATCGCCGCGCTCCACGCCGCGGGCGTGTCTGTGGCCGGGTCGCCCACGGAGCTGCCCGAGCTGGTGCGCTGCGCGCTGGAGGGGCGCGCCGGTGTTCCGGCCCCGCCCGCCCCGGCCCCGGCCGCCGCGCACGGCGGCGCGCGCCGGGAGGCCGCCCCGGCGGTGTCCGCCGCGCGGAACCGCCTGTCCCTGAGGCGCTGGCTCTCCTCCATGACGGAGTACGGGATGCCCGCCGAAACCTTTCTTGAAAGTGCCGGGGGTTCATCCGAACGGTTCGGGTGCCCCATGATGTCACGTTCCAACCAAGGAGATGAGCAGTGA
- the sucC gene encoding ADP-forming succinate--CoA ligase subunit beta, giving the protein MKIHEYQAIELFSRAGIPVPAGSVASSPAEAVEIARRLGGPVVVKAQVHAGGRGKAGGVKRAGTPEEAGVRAGEILGMDIKGLKVRKVLVTAAENIASESYVGIVLDRATKKPVIMVSPDGGVDIEEVAAKTPERIHRYYVDPVNGLRAYQAWALARKLFQDPSQARQAADIIVKLYGVFWETDASLAEINPLVLNGAGKIVALDAKINIDDNGLARREGLESLRDPESEDPAEAYARESDLSYVRLRGGIGCIVNGAGLAMATMDLVKRYGGEPANFLDIGGSSSPKKVVAAMRIILSDPEVRVILINIFGGITRCDDVANGIVAAFNELRPSVPVVVRLVGTNEKEAAAILRDMDLPGADTLDGIVRKAVELAGEPVTA; this is encoded by the coding sequence ATGAAAATTCATGAATACCAGGCCATTGAGCTGTTCAGCCGCGCGGGCATACCGGTTCCGGCGGGCAGTGTCGCGTCAAGCCCGGCGGAGGCCGTTGAAATTGCCCGCAGGCTTGGCGGTCCGGTGGTGGTGAAGGCGCAGGTGCATGCCGGCGGACGCGGCAAGGCCGGCGGTGTGAAACGGGCCGGGACTCCCGAAGAGGCCGGCGTCCGCGCGGGAGAAATCCTGGGGATGGACATCAAGGGGCTAAAGGTCCGCAAGGTGCTGGTCACCGCCGCGGAAAACATCGCCTCTGAGTCCTATGTGGGCATCGTGCTCGACCGCGCCACCAAAAAGCCGGTCATCATGGTTTCCCCCGACGGCGGTGTGGACATCGAGGAAGTGGCCGCCAAAACGCCGGAGCGGATTCACCGGTATTATGTGGACCCCGTGAACGGGCTCCGCGCCTACCAGGCCTGGGCGCTGGCGCGGAAGCTGTTCCAGGACCCGTCCCAGGCGCGCCAGGCGGCGGACATCATTGTGAAACTTTACGGGGTCTTCTGGGAGACCGACGCCTCCCTGGCGGAAATCAACCCGCTGGTCCTGAACGGTGCGGGGAAAATCGTCGCACTGGACGCCAAAATCAACATTGACGACAACGGACTGGCGCGGCGGGAGGGGCTCGAATCCCTGCGCGACCCGGAATCCGAGGACCCCGCCGAGGCCTATGCGCGCGAGTCGGACCTTTCCTATGTGCGGCTTCGCGGGGGCATCGGGTGCATCGTGAACGGCGCCGGCCTGGCCATGGCCACCATGGACCTGGTCAAGCGTTATGGCGGCGAGCCCGCGAATTTCCTGGACATCGGGGGATCGTCCAGCCCGAAGAAGGTGGTGGCGGCCATGCGCATCATCCTTTCCGACCCGGAAGTGCGGGTGATTCTGATCAACATCTTCGGGGGCATCACGCGCTGTGACGATGTCGCCAACGGCATAGTGGCGGCGTTCAACGAGCTGCGCCCGTCCGTTCCGGTGGTGGTCCGCCTGGTCGGCACGAACGAGAAGGAGGCCGCCGCGATTCTCCGGGACATGGACCTGCCCGGCGCGGACACGCTGGACGGGATTGTCAGAAAAGCGGTGGAACTGGCGGGGGAACCGGTGACCGCATGA
- a CDS encoding OmcA/MtrC family decaheme c-type cytochrome codes for MSLNVNAVTLNIGQSLVLEAASTDPADAPFAWTVGNPAVAALDAATGTAVRVTAVGAGATTVTVTGAASGARAVATISVPTPVVEEPPAQVAVTPISAVLEVGNTLPLQATSTDTDDTTFNWTVANGAVASLNSNEGANVVLTALSAGVTVVTATGNVSGVSATAAVSVLASGDIGVTPLVPAGLKVTITGVTIPADLRPEVRLVLTNNRGDKIPRVEITDARFIIARLDEAPAEGRSAQYISYNSATVASSGRPSALQATYDGARLAGLTDNGDGTMTYKFRTALPADYSRTATHAVGWQFSRTSALDGLVYPSNDAYEFRPDGGAVSMTREIVDTATCNECHTRLQAHGSRREIRLCILCHNPGSTDPDTGNTVDMPVMIHKIHHGEELPSVQAGTPYQIIGFGGSVHDYSEVVFPQDIRNCTACHKEEAKSGQEAAWLTNPTRAACGSCHDRTWFGNPTETPEGFVNHSVEFEQSDDRLCAACHTPEAPGYAPIREAHLTLYQRPEAPGLHLEITEVAANEEDGTLQIKFKAQYGDGTPIADLTGNPQIGAVVAWPASEYQNYRSETIRSTGATTGTLASTTSPTGEYTYTFRNKLPLDPGMTFGLAMTGRVTFQLNGANTNQGLDDNSLTFFTLDGSAPVPRRKIVDDALCAKCHGGTIRFHGEQRVGVDACVMCHNTVTTDVSRRPADQMPPETVNFKDMLHRIHTGEELQDNYTVYGFGGAAFNANHVRFPGLRQQCSICHVANSTNVPLAPEAAPTVVSFNGEVLSTTLPERAACTTCHDSLLVDIHAVLNTEAELSIETCAVCHGTGADFAVAAMHKLAP; via the coding sequence GTGTCGTTGAACGTCAACGCGGTGACCCTCAACATCGGACAAAGTCTGGTGCTCGAGGCGGCCTCCACCGACCCGGCGGACGCGCCTTTCGCGTGGACCGTCGGCAATCCCGCCGTGGCGGCGCTTGACGCGGCCACGGGGACGGCGGTCCGGGTGACGGCGGTCGGCGCCGGCGCCACAACGGTCACCGTGACCGGCGCCGCCAGCGGCGCGCGGGCCGTGGCGACAATTTCTGTCCCGACCCCGGTCGTGGAGGAACCGCCCGCGCAGGTTGCTGTGACCCCGATTTCGGCCGTGCTGGAGGTTGGCAACACCCTGCCCCTGCAGGCGACCTCGACGGACACGGACGACACCACCTTTAACTGGACGGTGGCCAACGGCGCGGTCGCCTCGCTGAACAGCAATGAGGGCGCCAATGTGGTGCTCACCGCCCTTTCCGCGGGTGTGACCGTGGTCACGGCGACGGGCAATGTGAGCGGGGTTTCCGCCACTGCGGCGGTGTCCGTCCTTGCCTCCGGGGACATTGGCGTGACCCCTCTGGTTCCCGCCGGGCTTAAAGTGACCATCACGGGCGTGACCATCCCCGCCGACCTCCGTCCGGAAGTCAGGCTGGTGCTCACCAACAACCGCGGCGACAAAATTCCCCGGGTGGAAATCACCGACGCCCGGTTTATCATCGCCCGGCTTGACGAGGCGCCCGCCGAGGGCAGGTCGGCCCAGTACATCAGTTACAACAGTGCCACAGTGGCCTCTTCCGGCCGTCCCTCCGCGCTTCAGGCCACCTATGACGGCGCGCGCCTTGCCGGCCTCACCGACAACGGCGACGGGACCATGACCTACAAGTTCCGGACCGCCCTTCCCGCGGATTACAGCCGCACCGCCACCCATGCGGTGGGCTGGCAGTTCAGCCGGACCTCCGCGCTGGACGGCCTTGTTTATCCGTCGAACGACGCTTATGAGTTCAGACCGGACGGCGGCGCTGTCTCCATGACCCGTGAAATTGTGGACACCGCCACCTGCAACGAGTGCCACACCCGCCTTCAGGCGCACGGCAGCCGCCGCGAAATCCGCCTGTGCATCCTCTGCCACAACCCCGGCAGCACCGACCCCGACACGGGGAACACGGTGGACATGCCTGTGATGATTCACAAAATCCACCACGGCGAGGAGCTTCCGAGCGTCCAGGCCGGCACCCCCTACCAGATCATCGGCTTCGGCGGCTCAGTTCATGACTACTCCGAGGTGGTGTTCCCGCAGGACATCCGCAACTGCACGGCCTGCCACAAGGAGGAGGCCAAGTCTGGACAGGAGGCCGCCTGGCTGACCAACCCGACCCGCGCCGCCTGCGGCTCCTGCCACGACCGCACCTGGTTTGGCAACCCCACCGAGACCCCCGAGGGCTTTGTGAACCACAGTGTCGAGTTCGAGCAGTCGGACGACCGCCTCTGCGCGGCCTGCCACACGCCCGAGGCGCCCGGTTACGCCCCCATCCGCGAGGCGCACCTGACCCTCTACCAGCGGCCCGAGGCGCCGGGGCTGCACCTCGAAATCACCGAGGTGGCCGCGAATGAGGAGGACGGCACGCTCCAGATCAAGTTCAAGGCCCAGTACGGCGACGGCACCCCGATTGCCGACCTCACCGGCAACCCGCAGATTGGCGCGGTGGTCGCCTGGCCCGCCTCCGAGTACCAGAACTACCGCTCCGAGACCATCCGCAGCACCGGCGCCACCACGGGCACCCTGGCCTCCACGACCAGCCCGACCGGCGAGTACACCTACACCTTCCGGAACAAGCTACCCCTTGATCCGGGCATGACCTTCGGTCTGGCCATGACGGGCCGCGTCACCTTCCAGCTCAACGGCGCGAACACCAACCAGGGCCTGGATGACAACAGCCTCACCTTCTTCACCCTGGACGGCAGCGCCCCCGTGCCGCGCAGGAAGATTGTGGATGACGCCCTGTGCGCCAAGTGCCATGGCGGCACCATCCGCTTCCACGGCGAGCAGCGCGTGGGCGTGGACGCCTGCGTCATGTGCCACAACACCGTGACCACGGACGTGTCCAGGCGGCCCGCCGACCAGATGCCGCCCGAGACCGTCAACTTCAAGGACATGCTGCACCGGATTCACACCGGCGAGGAGCTTCAGGACAACTACACCGTTTACGGATTCGGCGGGGCCGCGTTCAACGCGAACCATGTCCGGTTCCCGGGCCTCCGCCAGCAGTGCTCCATCTGCCACGTCGCCAACTCCACGAACGTGCCGCTCGCCCCCGAGGCGGCGCCCACCGTGGTGTCCTTCAACGGCGAGGTCCTCTCCACGACACTGCCCGAGCGCGCCGCATGCACCACCTGCCATGACAGTCTGCTCGTGGACATCCATGCGGTGCTCAACACCGAGGCTGAACTGAGCATTGAGACCTGCGCCGTGTGCCACGGCACCGGTGCGGACTTCGCCGTTGCCGCCATGCACAAGCTGGCTCCCTGA
- a CDS encoding NapC/NirT family cytochrome c, giving the protein MPKAKPTYLSALVSVFGRNWITLLGGIFAGIGAFLIVSFIVLGALGIADSPYIGIMAFMVLPGVFVGGLLLVPVGVLWDKWWGVEKSEALFPVLDFNNPHTRRVGILVVVITAVNLLIVGTVSYQGVHFMDSVTFCGTVCHTVMEPEHTAYLNSPHQRVACVECHIGPGAPWFVKAKLSGLRQVLAVAVKSYPTPIPAPVENLRPSRDICEQCHWPEKFVGDRVKVNTHYQEDEANTPLKNVMLLHLGGGDRTEGIHSWHISDNRQTYYTAADPKRQKIAQVRVVHKDGTEDVFRAPEGTYNPEDLAREERLMDCIDCHNRPSHIYRLPAPEVDAALESGRISTDLPFIRKVGVEALTAAEGKEGDLDRIESQVRAYYAENYPGVAQDSPALLDGAVTELKAIYSRNVFPKMNLTWGTHPNNIGHEQSPGCFRCHDDSLTDDKGRSIGQDCEACHKILAWDEENPEILQQLGL; this is encoded by the coding sequence ATGCCCAAGGCGAAACCCACCTACCTCTCGGCGTTGGTGTCTGTTTTCGGCAGAAACTGGATCACCCTGCTTGGCGGCATCTTCGCCGGCATCGGCGCCTTCCTCATCGTGAGTTTTATTGTCCTGGGCGCCCTCGGCATCGCCGACTCCCCCTACATCGGCATCATGGCCTTCATGGTGCTTCCCGGGGTTTTCGTGGGCGGGCTCCTGCTGGTGCCCGTCGGGGTTCTCTGGGACAAGTGGTGGGGGGTTGAAAAGTCCGAGGCCCTTTTCCCCGTGCTGGACTTCAACAACCCGCACACCCGCCGCGTCGGCATCCTCGTGGTGGTGATCACCGCCGTGAACCTGCTCATCGTGGGCACGGTCTCCTATCAGGGCGTGCATTTCATGGACTCCGTCACCTTCTGCGGCACCGTGTGCCACACCGTGATGGAGCCCGAGCACACCGCCTACCTGAACTCGCCCCACCAGCGGGTGGCCTGCGTGGAATGCCACATCGGCCCCGGCGCGCCGTGGTTTGTGAAGGCGAAACTCTCCGGGCTGCGCCAGGTCCTGGCCGTCGCGGTCAAATCCTACCCGACCCCCATCCCGGCGCCTGTCGAGAACCTGCGCCCCTCGCGGGACATCTGCGAGCAGTGCCACTGGCCCGAGAAGTTCGTGGGGGACCGGGTCAAGGTCAACACCCACTACCAGGAGGACGAGGCGAACACCCCCCTCAAGAACGTCATGCTCCTGCATCTCGGCGGCGGGGACCGGACGGAGGGCATCCACAGTTGGCACATCAGTGACAACCGCCAGACCTATTACACCGCCGCGGACCCGAAGCGTCAGAAAATCGCCCAGGTTCGCGTGGTGCACAAGGACGGGACCGAGGATGTCTTCCGCGCCCCCGAGGGGACCTACAACCCCGAGGACCTTGCCCGCGAAGAGCGCCTGATGGACTGCATAGACTGCCACAACCGACCCTCGCACATTTACAGGCTTCCCGCGCCCGAGGTGGACGCGGCCCTCGAGTCGGGGCGCATTTCCACGGACCTCCCGTTTATCCGCAAGGTGGGCGTGGAGGCCCTGACGGCCGCCGAGGGCAAAGAGGGCGACCTCGACCGGATAGAGAGCCAGGTCCGCGCCTATTATGCCGAGAACTATCCCGGGGTGGCCCAGGATAGCCCGGCCCTGCTGGACGGCGCAGTCACGGAACTGAAGGCGATATACAGCCGGAATGTCTTCCCGAAAATGAACCTCACCTGGGGCACCCACCCCAATAATATCGGCCATGAGCAGTCTCCCGGATGCTTCCGCTGCCATGACGACTCCCTCACCGACGACAAGGGGCGATCCATCGGCCAAGACTGCGAGGCCTGCCACAAGATTCTCGCATGGGATGAGGAAAACCCGGAAATTCTCCAGCAGTTGGGCCTGTAA
- the ccsA gene encoding cytochrome c biogenesis protein CcsA, which translates to MITTRTATLLALAGVFLAGALAPAQAPDSAPALWDKEVQDLFASLPVQDGGRVKPLDTYAAFKLLKFRGRRNCPDLEGNRLTPVAWLMDCIFRPERAERYKMFRVDNDEVIIALGLVPTKKRDYYAYADLLPAREKLMLLGRQCMAKEQRDRTVTEKELLALALNVREFEELTAYGVFARQRINFAGNGAVEAMFGGASEARLSDLLRHAPELVAAFAKVRRESTGSEEEARQFTALLREIDGKTGDATALALFPPPAASESAEWLTPAELAAAALSGAPVMANQAVLLASFEELVESAGNPAEFNRLAREFHGALTTLARSRGEYGKVPLEVTYYRLQLFHYSLILYILGFLMVSFLWMRPGSRALASGSFYTLALSTLLLCVGITLRCIIRERPPVTTLYETILFVTAVAVATALFMEWVNRQGVALSMAAVLGVVGMFLANKYEAREGADTMVSMAAVLDTNFWLATHVTTITVGYAAGLLAGGLAHVFVIGKLFGLRRGDSAYYRSMTRMVYGSLCFSLFFSVLGTVLGGIWANESWGRFWGWDPKENGALMIVLWQLAVLHARQDGIIRDYGVNIAAIIGGVIIAFSWFGVNMLGVGLHSYGFADGIFLALAIFYGVETLAALLGCLAWFRDRNTETAAA; encoded by the coding sequence ATGATAACGACAAGAACGGCGACACTGCTGGCATTGGCGGGGGTCTTTCTCGCGGGGGCGTTGGCCCCGGCGCAGGCCCCGGACAGCGCCCCGGCCCTGTGGGACAAAGAAGTTCAGGACCTTTTCGCGTCCCTGCCCGTCCAGGACGGCGGACGCGTGAAACCGCTGGACACCTATGCCGCATTCAAACTGCTGAAGTTTCGGGGCCGGAGAAACTGTCCCGACCTTGAGGGAAACCGCCTCACCCCCGTGGCCTGGCTCATGGACTGCATTTTCCGGCCTGAAAGGGCGGAGCGGTACAAGATGTTCCGGGTGGACAACGACGAGGTGATCATCGCGCTGGGCCTGGTCCCCACGAAAAAGCGGGACTATTACGCCTATGCGGACCTGCTGCCCGCGAGGGAAAAACTGATGCTGCTGGGCCGCCAGTGCATGGCCAAGGAGCAGCGGGACAGGACGGTCACGGAGAAGGAGCTGCTTGCGCTGGCGCTGAACGTGCGCGAGTTCGAGGAATTGACCGCATACGGCGTGTTTGCCCGGCAAAGGATTAATTTTGCGGGCAACGGCGCGGTGGAGGCGATGTTCGGGGGGGCGTCAGAAGCCAGGCTGAGCGACTTGCTCCGGCATGCGCCGGAGCTTGTGGCGGCCTTTGCCAAGGTCCGCAGGGAATCCACCGGCAGCGAGGAGGAGGCGCGGCAGTTCACCGCGCTGCTGCGCGAGATTGACGGCAAAACGGGCGACGCCACGGCGCTGGCCCTGTTCCCGCCGCCCGCCGCGTCGGAAAGCGCGGAATGGCTCACCCCGGCGGAACTGGCGGCGGCGGCCCTTTCCGGCGCGCCGGTCATGGCGAACCAGGCCGTACTGCTGGCCTCCTTTGAGGAGCTGGTGGAAAGCGCCGGGAACCCCGCCGAGTTCAACCGGCTGGCAAGGGAGTTTCACGGCGCGCTGACCACTCTGGCGCGGTCGCGCGGCGAATACGGGAAAGTGCCCCTTGAGGTCACCTATTACCGCCTTCAGCTCTTCCATTACTCATTGATACTTTACATCCTCGGCTTCCTGATGGTGTCCTTCCTGTGGATGCGGCCCGGAAGCCGCGCGCTGGCCTCGGGCTCCTTCTACACCCTGGCCCTGTCCACCCTGCTCCTCTGTGTGGGCATCACCCTGCGCTGCATCATCCGCGAGCGCCCCCCCGTGACCACGCTCTACGAGACCATCCTTTTCGTCACAGCCGTGGCCGTGGCCACCGCGCTGTTCATGGAATGGGTCAACCGCCAGGGGGTGGCCCTCTCCATGGCCGCCGTTCTGGGCGTTGTGGGGATGTTCCTGGCCAACAAGTACGAGGCCCGCGAGGGCGCCGACACCATGGTGAGCATGGCGGCGGTCCTCGACACCAATTTCTGGCTGGCCACCCATGTGACCACCATCACCGTCGGCTACGCCGCGGGCCTGCTTGCGGGCGGGCTGGCGCATGTGTTCGTGATTGGAAAGCTGTTCGGACTGCGACGGGGCGACTCCGCCTACTATCGTTCAATGACCCGCATGGTCTACGGCAGTCTCTGCTTCTCCCTCTTCTTTTCCGTGCTGGGCACGGTGCTTGGCGGCATCTGGGCCAACGAGAGCTGGGGCCGCTTCTGGGGGTGGGACCCCAAGGAAAACGGCGCCCTCATGATTGTCCTGTGGCAGCTTGCCGTGCTCCATGCGCGCCAGGACGGCATCATCCGGGACTACGGGGTGAACATCGCCGCCATCATCGGGGGCGTCATCATCGCCTTCTCCTGGTTCGGCGTGAACATGCTCGGCGTGGGGCTCCACAGTTACGGTTTTGCGGACGGCATCTTCCTGGCCCTCGCGATTTTCTACGGTGTGGAGACTCTGGCGGCTTTGCTGGGCTGCCTGGCCTGGTTCAGGGACAGAAACACGGAGACAGCCGCCGCATAG
- a CDS encoding cytochrome c biogenesis protein ResB, which translates to MKRLLKQASDFLASYKLSCVLFLLLLLLTYLGTMHQVEHGLYQSQLKYFESVFLVHWAFGVIPIPLPGGYLLMVLTFANLLWGVVVRFRMSWARLGMVVGHAGILVLLVGAFVSYVSSISGSMALYEGESSGEIVSSNEWEISVAGADVSGPVTEHVIAQADFEDLTGAKSRLFTFSGQPFQLRIGGFILNAAPVGGDAGGSSRLAALPPDREYQRNQPGVTVEAVDTASGQVRQTIAWAGAGAPSRFSAGGKEWRVTMRPRRWQLPFTIRLDRFVRVLHPGTSMPSEFSSFVTKTEGGEERQIRITMNEPLRHHGFTFYQSSWGPQNAGPNDRLYSVFSVVRNPADQVPLYACIITTLGLAWHFLLKLAAYLRRERANKARRA; encoded by the coding sequence ATGAAGCGTCTGCTCAAGCAAGCCAGTGATTTTCTGGCGTCCTACAAGCTCTCGTGCGTGCTGTTCCTGCTGCTGCTGCTGCTCACCTATCTGGGCACCATGCACCAGGTGGAGCACGGCCTGTACCAGAGCCAGTTGAAATATTTCGAGTCCGTCTTTCTGGTGCATTGGGCCTTCGGCGTAATTCCCATCCCCCTGCCGGGCGGGTACCTGCTGATGGTGCTCACCTTTGCAAACCTCCTCTGGGGCGTGGTGGTGCGGTTCCGCATGTCCTGGGCCAGGCTTGGCATGGTGGTGGGGCACGCGGGCATACTGGTCCTGCTTGTCGGCGCCTTCGTCTCCTATGTGTCGTCCATATCCGGCAGCATGGCCCTCTACGAGGGGGAGAGTTCCGGGGAAATCGTCTCCTCAAATGAATGGGAAATCAGCGTGGCCGGGGCGGACGTTTCCGGACCGGTCACCGAGCATGTCATCGCCCAGGCTGATTTTGAGGACCTGACCGGGGCCAAATCCAGGCTCTTCACCTTTTCCGGACAACCCTTCCAACTGCGCATCGGCGGGTTCATCCTGAACGCGGCGCCCGTCGGCGGCGACGCCGGGGGCTCGTCCAGGCTTGCCGCGCTGCCCCCCGACCGGGAATACCAGAGAAACCAGCCCGGTGTGACGGTCGAGGCGGTGGACACGGCCTCGGGCCAGGTCCGCCAGACCATTGCCTGGGCGGGTGCGGGTGCGCCGTCCAGGTTTTCGGCGGGCGGGAAAGAGTGGCGCGTCACGATGCGGCCGCGGCGCTGGCAACTGCCGTTCACCATCCGGCTGGACCGTTTTGTGCGCGTGCTCCATCCGGGGACGAGCATGCCCAGCGAGTTCTCCAGTTTTGTGACCAAGACGGAGGGGGGCGAAGAGCGCCAAATCCGGATCACCATGAACGAGCCCCTGCGGCACCATGGATTCACTTTCTACCAGTCCTCCTGGGGGCCGCAGAACGCCGGCCCCAATGACCGGCTGTATTCCGTGTTTTCAGTGGTGAGGAACCCCGCCGACCAGGTCCCCCTGTACGCCTGCATCATCACGACCCTCGGGCTGGCCTGGCATTTTCTGTTAAAACTGGCCGCCTATCTCCGCAGGGAGCGGGCGAACAAGGCAAGACGTGCATGA